GGCTTTCTGCGATGGACCGTCTCACCGATGAAAGCCTGCCTCGGTGAGCTGATGGCAAATGCCAACCGTGGATGGGTGTACTCCACGACGTGAAGCTCGTGCTCTTCGATGACCGCGCTGACCCTGTTTTGAATGCTGAACCCCAAGAGAGGCAGGAGCTTGTCGTAGAATGGCACCGCAATGCGCATGTCTTTGACGCTGATCTGTATGTGGTCAATGATCGGCTCCATGGAGTTTCGCCGCCTTTCCGGCCAGAGCCTTAGGGGCCGCTTCACGGACAAAGCGTTCTCAGACTGCTTCGCAGCCAAGCGTCACGGCATGGGCTCCATCAGCTCGATGCGATTCCCGAAGGGATCAGCGACGTAAAAGCGAGAAAAACCGGGGAGAGGCTCTTCCACTACATCAACACCCGCTTCGCGAAGACACTCGACCAGCACCGAGAGGTCGCGCCCGAGCAGGGCCGGATGCGCCTTCCGGGCAGGACGAGAGTCTGCTTCGACCCCGAGATGAATATTGACCGACCCGCTCTCGAACCAGGCGCCACCCCGTTGCGCGAGGGCGAGCGGCTTCGGAACCTCGGGAAGACCTAGGAGTCTAGAGTAGAACTCGCGGGCTTCTGCCTCTCGGCCAGCCGGCATCGCCAGCTGCACATGGTCGATCCCTTGGATCCCCATCTCTCTCGCCCCCAGCGGAGTATTCATCGGCCAGCGAAACTCCTGAATGCCTCGTACGCCAGGATGCCGAATGCGCTCGCCACAAGCAGAGCTCCTGTAAGGTTCAGCGTTCGTATGACGTGCAAAGCGTGGAGCTTCGCGTAGCGCTCCGGATGCAGGGCGACGTCGAGCCAGCGTGTCTGCCGGCCGTATGGCGCGAGGTCTGCCCGCCAGTGCAGCCGTGTCCACAGCAGGCCCCCCACGAGTGCCATCGTGCCCAGGAAAAGCAGGATCAGGAATGCAGCTTCCCTCCCATTCACGCTCCTAGTCACGCTCGCTCGACCTCACTTCGTCTGCCGAACGACGGCAGAGGCATTCTTCTGCTGACCTTCCTCGCTACCGAGAGAGCGGCGGATCATTGCACCGAGCATACGCGATCGACGTCTCAGACAACATCGGCGGTCTCCTATCTGACGCTTCCAGGATTCTCATTGGGAGTCACCTCTGCGGGCTGCTAGGCCGTTGTGGAGTCCGGCCGGAGCCGGCTCAACATCTCCGCGACTCCTTGTCGACGGGGCCCATCTCCCCAGACCACCTCGAAGGTCGCGTGCGACGCCCCACCATGGTAAAGCGCCTCCACGAGGACTTCCGCTACGTCGGCTCGGGCGATCCGATAACGCGGCCCGAGCGGCAGGTCGCCTTGGCTGATCTGTACGGAGCGCCCCCCTCCGGGCGCATTCACCAGGAATCCAGCGCGCACGACGGAGTAGTTCATGCCGCTCACGCGAATCGCGTCTTCGGCGCGCCGGCGCCACTTGAGCACGTTGCGCTTGACCAGGTTCAGAAGCGTCGCCGAGAACGACGGCGCGACCCCACCGATCGAAGTCATGTAGACGAAGCGCTCCACAGAACCAGCAGTGCGAGCGGCCGACAAGGTGTGCGTGACCCCTTCGAAATCGGTGTGCTTGATCCGATCCTCTCCAGCCCAATGCCCACTGCGAACCCCCGCCGTGTACAGGATGGCCCGGACGCCCTGCACGGCCGGCACGAGAGTCTCCGCTTTCGTGACGTCGCCTTGGACGATCTCGATGCTCGGGCCGGTGTGCGCTTTCACTCCCCTCGGATCTCTTGCCAGCACGCGGACGCCGTAGCCCTGCTGCTGGAGCAAACGCGCGGCAAGCAGCCCAGTTCCGCGGGTGCCACCGACGACAAGAACGAGCATCGCGTCACCGCTGGCTGAGAATGGCATCTCTGCGCCGGAGTGTCGTTGGATCGGGTCCCCGACTTCGGTCGTGCTCGGGCTCACGCGGCCCTCGCGACGACGAAAGCCGGCATGGGCAGCCCACGGGCCCGGAACCAGGCGCACCGCATCACATGTGGACCTTGACCCCGTTCTGACCCAGCACTTGGATCGCTTTTGCGACATCCAGCGATCCGGGTGGAATCTCGCGATCCAGTGCAGTGAACATCGGCACCGCATTGCTTCGTTTCCCGGTGATTTCCAGCACCTCACCGCCACCCGAACCATACTGAAATGCATGAACGGTACCGGCCGGAACATGGACGAGCGTACCTGCAGCGCACCGGGTGGTTTCATCCGCACAGGTGAATACCACCTGGCCCTGGGTCACGTAGAACGTCTCGTCCCAATCGTGGCTGTGTGGCGGTGGTCCCGTTCCTTCGTCACCCGACTGCACCGTGATCTGCTGATCTTCAATATCTGCTCCTGAGGCGAGAACAGCGACCTGAGTGCCGAGGACGGTAAGAGCTGGCTTGCGATCGGCTGGTCTGAGGACAAGCGGCTTTGAACTCATGACCTGGTTCTCCTCTCGAGTGCCCGTGAAGGCTTGATCGGCTCCTCTGCCCAAAACCACCGGGCCTTCAGCCGTGGGCCGAACCCGCAGGACGAGGCCCGTCGGCTGGGACGCCTTGTCTCGTTCTGCTCCAGCGATCTCCCGACCTGCGCAGGTAGTGAGTGAAGACATAGCCCCAGGGCATCGCGATCGCCACCAGGACCACTCCCATGAGGCAGTCGCGGAGCGTCTCTCCCGTGTTTGCGTCCAGTCGGTCGCTGCGCCACAAGGGAAGCCCGAAGGCGAGAACCCAGATGAACTTCCATAGGAGCTCGAAGAGAAGCAGCGGCAGCATCTGGAGAGGATAGCGAACTCCCAGGAGCGCAAGGAGGCCAATCGCCCCGAGCACGCTGCGCACGACGCTTGCCATGTGGGAGAGATCGTCCGGCGGTGCAAGGATCCCTGGCCAGATGGTGATGCCCAGGCCGGCAGCGAGCAGCAGGTACATGGCCCTGAGCAGATAGAGCCGGAAGACGGACACTTCGCTCATGGCGTGCAGCTTCCTCGACCCTCGGTGGCGACTCACTCAGGTTGAGCCGAGGCACATTCTACATCCAGAAAGGCTGCTCCCGTGTGACCGTGATGCGCAACAAGTTCTGCTCGCCCAGAGTGATGATCACATACGTAGGTGCAGCGAGGACCAGTTCCGAGGTGGAGTGTTGCTCCGCCACGCGCACTTCGAGGCGGTGCCTGCCAGGCTTCTCGATCGCGTTGATCGTGACCGCCGGACCTGAAAACGGCACCGCGCCTACGGTCCCGGTGTAGAGCTGCTTCCCATCGACCGCAACGTCGACGGGCTCGTGCCGAAAATCATCGAGCAGGTAGATCTCGAGCGGCACGTCTGCGGCGAAGGGGCTGTGCTCGACATCTGGGGCGAGGGGGCTCTGCTCGCGGCAACCGAGGAGGCCCCACAGCACGATCGCGGTCGCGACTCGATGTCGTCCCATGAGTCCTCCTCAGCGGATCGAGCAAGGGAGAGAGGGACGCGCTACGAGATGCGGCGGCGCTGCAGCACCGCTTCGGCGAGATACGACTCGCCAAGACCCATGAGGTGCGGCTCGGGCTGCGCCGGTGCCTGCGTTTCGCACCAGGTCTTGAGATCCCGGATGGTCCTCTCCCAGCCGCGGCGGTGCAAGTCGAGGACGCGATCCCAGCGTGGACCGGATGGATAGGCGCTACCGGTCACCCGGAGCAGCGCTGGCGCCTCGCGCGGGTTGCTCTTGGAGCGCACCTCGATCTCGAAGCGGGTGGGGCCGAAGACCTCGCCCCGCGGCGTCAGCCAGTGCAGCGCGCCGAAGTGCACGAAGTGCCCTGCCTGGGAGCGGTCCAGGATGCCGGCCAGCGTGCCGCCGAGAGGGCCCAAGAGATCGTCCTCGCCGCCGAACCCCGACTCCCACTGCACCACCCACAGGCCTCCGGGCCGAGGCTCGACCACGGCGTTGCGCGCCCCCCACCAGGTTTTGATGGCCGCCGCGTCCAGGAAGGCGAAGAGAACTTGCATGCCCGTGGCTTGGACGAGGATCTCGTGCTCGAAGCTTCCTGCTGGCGGCATCGCCGCACCTCCGCTCTGCACGCCCGGGCGGCCCACCCGGCGCCGCCTGGTGGCGTGCCTCACATGCCGATGATGTTGTAGCCCGCGTCCACGTACAGGATCTCGCCGGTGATTCCAGCGGCGAGATCGGAAAGCAGGAAGAGCGCCGCGCTCCCCACTTCCATGGCGTCGATGTTGCGGCGCAAGGGCGCCTTCTCCCCCACGACGCTGAGCACGCTGTTGAAGTCCCGCACGCCCTTGGCCGAGAGCGTCTTCACCGGGCCGGCGGAAATGGCGTTCACCCGCACCCCCTGCGCTCCCAGATCGGCGGCCAGATAGCGGACGCTCGCTTCCAGCGCCGCCTTGGCGACCCCCATCACGTTGTAATTCCGCACCACTTTCTCGGAACCATAGTAGGTGAGGGTGAGGAGCGCCCCGCCTTGGGTCATGAAGGGCGCGGCGCCGCGCGCCAGTGCCGTGAAGGAATAGACGCTCACGTCCATGGCTTGGGCGAAAGCAGCCCGGGTCACTCCGTAATACGGCCCAGTGAGCGCCTCCCGCCCAGCGAAGGCGATGGCGTGCACCAGGATGTCGAGGCCGCCGAATTCCTTCCCCACCACGCCGAAGAGCCGGTCGATGTCCTCGTCCTTGCCGACATCGCAGGGAAGAACCAGCGCCGCCCGCAGCGGCTCGGCCAAGCCCCGGACACGCTCCTCCAGCGCCTCGCCTTGATAGGTGAGAGCCAGGGTGGCTCCTTCGTCCGCGAGCTTCCGGGCGATGGCGTGGGCGAGGCTGCGCTCGTTGGCGATGCCGAGAACGAGGGCGCGCTTGCCGCTCAACAAACCCATGGAGCCTCCAAAGCGCTCAGGCGGCGCAAGGGGCTAGACTAGCCAGCCCTTCGGACCCCGACAACCCCCTTTCGAGGCAGGGTGGGGCGCGCCCCCTGTTGGCAGGGCAACCCTCCCGGTCCCGAGTCAGGCTGCGCCACCACGAGACCTTTTGCGCCGCATGGCATGTCAACTGCTGTGTGGAGACTGGCATGAGAACGGAAGACCTGACATCCACTGCACCGTCCCGTCAGACAGGACTCGGACGGCAACGACGGGAAGCCGCGGGACTGCATGGCCCCGCGCGCCGGCGGGCCGCCGTCCTCTGCGCCCTCTTGGGTCTGGCATTGGCACTCGCTGGGTGGCCCGAGTTCTTCTGGGGACTCTTGAAGAACGGCCATCCGGGTGTCGTCGTCCAGGTCCCGACACTGCCCGCGGATCTCCTGCTCCGCACCGCGCAAGCGGCGTACGCACAGGGGCGTCTCGAGGAATCGGCGCGTTTGTACGGGCTGCTTCTCACCCAACACCCCGAGCATCCGCTGGCGGAAAACGCACTAGCGGTGCGGGTCCAGACGCTCATCGCTCTGGGGCACGTCGAGGAAGCACAGAACTCTTTGCTGGAGCTGCGGGTGCGCAGCCCGCGCAGCGATGCCCTCTCGGAGGCACTGCTCGAGATGGCCTGCGAGCAGATGCGCCGCGGCGAGCTAGAGCAGGCGCTCAGTGCCTACACCGACGTCGTCGCCTTCACCACCCAGGCGGAGGTGGCGCGCCCGCGGCCGGAGAGCGGCCCGGCGACCTTCAGGCTGCGCCGGGCGCAGTACAACGAGAAGACCCGGATCATCGCCCACCGCACCGAGATGGAGCGTATTGCCCGCTTCGACCTGGCGGTGTGTCACGATCTGGCGGGGAACCATGCCGAGGCGTTGCGTGCTTACGAGCGCTTCGTCCGTCGCTTCCCCACCGACGCGCGCGCTCCCGAAGCCTGGTTCCGCATGGGCGTCGTGGCGCGCACCCTCGGCCGGCTCGAGGACGCGGTGCAGGACTTCACCCACGTCTGGGAAGCGGAGAAGGCCGTGGCAGCCTACCGCGCCGCCAGCGTCTATCAGGCCGGCCTCTGCCTCGAGGCGCTGCAGCGCGGCGACGAGGCACGGAGCACGTATGCGCGCGCCAAGAGCTTGGAGCCGCGCGGCGATGCCTGCCGTTTGGCGGCCCTGCACCGCCTGGCGCTGCTGCTGCGGGACGACGAGCCCTTGCAGGCTCTGGAGATCTATCGCGATCTGGCCGAGCACAGCGCCGACGCCGTCGAGCGCGCCCTGGCGCAGCAGAACTTCATCGATCTGCAAACCGAATCCGCCGTCGCCGCCGCGCACTGAGCACGCGCCGCACGCCGCTGCCTTCGCTTCAGGAGACCTTGGTGCCGATCAGATCGGCCAGCTCGTGGCCGAGGAAATGCTCCACCCAGCGCACCCGCTCTCCCGCCGCACTGGGGGACTGGATGGGCTGCACTTCCTGGGTGGAAACAGCGAGGAAGAGGTATTTCGGATCGCGGAAGAGGGGCTCGATCCGCACCTCCACCGCCTTCGTCGGGCCGTGGCGCGGCAAGACGAGCTTGAGACCGATGCCGGCGCAGTCGGCACCCAAGGCAGCTACCTCTTGCCGCCGCAGGCGGAGGAAGCGGTCCTCGATGAAGTCGGTGGCCGAGCCATTTTCCAGGGGCCACACGGCTTCCATCACCACTTCCTGGGTGACGAAGATCCCGGGGGTGAAGAGGTTCCAGAAGTCTTCCACCATGCGCTCGTAGTCCCGGACGACGCCGTAGCTCGACTGGTTCTCCGGGATGCGCTCCTGGAAGGCCAGGCGGTCCGCCGCCAAACGGAGCTGCGTCGCCGGATCGTTGAACAACCGGGCCCCGTCGGGCAGGAAGGCGAACTGGGTGTACGGCTTGTAGGCGCAGACGGTGGAATAGAGCTGCGTCAGCTTCCCCCGCTCGAGCCGCACCGTGGGTGGGAAGAGCAACACGCTCTTCAGGGTGATGGGCTGGATCAAGTCGCGGTTCATGGCCCGCCATGGTAGGGACGGGGCCTGAGGGCCGCAAGGCCTTGGCCCCATTTACACCCACCTTCCAGCTCGGTTAAAATTGGGTTGTCCAATCTTCGATCGTTGCTCCGATCGAAGCTGTTCCGCCTAGAAACACGACGTCGTGGCTCGAGACGCCCCTGGCAGGGGACGCCTTGGAGCCGCGCCGGTGTGCACCACCGCATCCAACGATGGAGAAGCCCCATGCTGCCGCCTGCGCCATCCGGGGGAAGCATCGAACTCCAGCACCAGCCCACGCCCGCCCAGAGCGAGATTCTGACCCCGGCGGCGCTCGACTTCGTCGCCCGTCTCCACCGGCGCTTCGAACCGCGCCGGCAGGAGCTGCTGCAGGCGCGCCATCTCACCCAACTGCGCCTCGATGACGGCTGGCGGCCGGCCTTCCTCCCCGACACGGCGCGCCTCCGCGCCAGTGGCTGGCGGGTGCCGCCGGCACCGCTGGACCTCGTCGATCGGCGCGTCGAGATCACCGGTCCGGCGGACCGCAAGATGATCATCAACGCGCTCAACTCCGGCGCCGACGTCTTCATGGCGGACTTCGAGGATTCTCTGAGCCCCACCTGGTCCAACGTCGTGGACGGGCAAATCCACCTGCGCGACGCTGTGCGGGGCACGATCGAGCACGTGGACCCGCAAACGGGCAAGCGCTACGCCCTCGGCGACAAGACCGCGACCCTGGTGGTGCGGCCCCGGGGTTGGCACCTGCCGGAGCGACACCTGCTCGTGGACGGCACTCCCGTGGCGGGGGCTCTGTTCGACTTCGGCCTCTTCTTCTTCCACAACGCCGCGGCACTGGCGGAGCGCGGCACCGGGGCCTACTTCTATCTGCCCAAGCTCGAGAACCATCTCGAGGCCCGGTTGTGGAACGACGTCTTCGCTGCCGCCCAGTTCGACCTCGGCCTTCCTCGCGGCACGATCCGCGCCACGGTCCTGATCGAAACCATCCTAGCGGCATTCGAGATGGACGAGATCCTCTGGGAATTGGGGCCCCACGCGACCGGGCTCAACTGCGGCCGCTGGGATTACATCTTCAGCTTCATCAAGAAGTTCCGCAACGACCCCGAGTCCGTGCTGCCCGATCGTGACCAGATCGGCATGACCCGGCACTTCCTGCGTTCGTACAGTCAGCTGCTCATCGAGACCTGCCATCGCCGCGGGGCCCATGCGATGGGCGGGATGGCGGCACAGATCCCCATCAAGGACGATGCCGCGCGCAACGAGGCCGCTCTCGCCAAGGTGCGGGCCGACAAGGAACGCGAAGCCCAGGACGGCCACGACGGCACCTGGGTGGCGCATCCGGGACTCGTCGGGCTGGCGCACGGCGTCTTCGCTTCTCTCGTGCCGGGGCCGCACCAGCTCGAGCGGCGGCTCAACGATCTCCACCTCACTGCGGAGGACCTGCTGCAGGTACCGACCGGGACGATCACCGAAGCGGGCCTGCGCCACAACATCGACGTGGGCATCCTCTACCTCGAAGCCTGGCTGCGCGGTTCCGGCTGCGTGCCGCTCTACGACTTGATGGAAGACGCCGCCACGGCGGAGATCTGCCGCGCCCAGCTCTGGCAGTGGCTCCGCCACGGCGCCCTTCTTGCCGACGGCAGGCGTATCGATACGAGCCTCGTCAGCCGCACCTTGCACGCCTCGCTGGAGCACCTGCGGCGCCGGCGCGGGGACGGCGGCCGTCTCGACGCCGCTGCCGATCTGTTCGAAGACATGATCCTGCAAGAACACTTCGCCGAGTTCCTCACCCTGCCCGCTTACGAACAGCTGACCGCGACCACCGTCGCGAAGGAGTGACGTCGATGTCGGATCTGTGGAGCAAACAACGCTGGCATGGCATCGCGCGCAACTACGCCCCCGGCGACGTGGAACGCCTGCGTGGCTCGCTGCGCATCGAGTACACCCTCGCCGACCGGGGTGCCCGCAAGCTCTGGCAGTTGCTGCACAATCACTCGTTCGTTCCCGCCCTCGGCGCGCTCTCCGGGAACCAGGCGATGCAGATGGTGCGGGCCGGCCTGGAGGCCATCTACGTCAGCGGCTGGCAAGTGGCTGCGGACGCCAACAACGCCGGGCAAATGTACCCCGACCAGAGCCTCTATCCGGCCGACAGCGTTCCCGAGCTGGTGCGCCGCATCAACGCCGTCCTGCAGCGGGCCGATCAGATCCAGCACATGGAGGGCAGCGGCGACATCGATTGGTTCGTCCCCATCGTCGCCGATGCGGAGGCCGGTTTCGGCGGCCCGCTCAACGCCTTCGAGCTCATGAAGGCGATGATCGCCGCCGGCGCCGCGGCGGTGCACTTCGAGGACCAGCTGGCGGCGGAGAAGAAGTGCGGCCACCTGGGCGGCAAGGTGCTGGTGCCGGCGTCGGCCTTCCTACGCACCCTCACGGCGGCCCGTCTCGCGGCCGACGTGCTCGACGTGCCCACGCTGCTCGTCGCCCGCACCGACGCGCACAGCGCCATGCTCCTCACCAGCGACGTGGATCCCCTGGATTCCCGCTTCCTCACCGGGCAGCGCACGCCCGAGGGCTTCTTCCGCATCCGCGGCGGCCTCGAGTGCGCCATCGATCGGGCCCTGGCCTACGCTCCCTACGCCGACGTCTTGTGGTGCGAGACCTCGACCCCGGACCTGGGAGAAGCGCGGGAGTTCGCCGCCGCGGTGCACGCCGCCTTCCCGGGGAAGCTCTTGGCCTACAACTGCTCGCCCTCCTTCAACTGGTCGACGAAGCTCGATGCTTCCCAGATCGGCCGCTTCCAGGAAGAGCTGGGCGGTCTCGGCTACCGCTTCCAGTTCATCACTTTGGCCGGCTTCCACAATCTCAACTTCCACATGTTCGACCTGGCCCGGCAGTACAAGCGGCTGGGCATGACGGCCTACGCGGCGCTGCAGCAGGCGGAGTTCGCTGCCGAACACCAGGGCTACACCGCCGTGCGCCACCAGCGCGAGGTGGGAACGAGCTACTTCGATGCGGTGACGAACGTGATCGCCAGCGGCCGTTCGTCGACCACGGCGATGCATGGCTCCACCGAAGAAGGCCAGTTCAAGACCGGCACGGACTGAGAGTCGGGAGTCGACGGACGACGAAGCAGGCCGTTCACGAGCGGCCGCGCTCGTCCTGGGGCCGGTGGCTCTCGTCACTCGCCGGCCGCGCCCGGCGCGCCCAGGCATCCTGCACCCAGAAGGCGCCGATGAAGAACGGCAGCCCGGCGAACATGACCACACCCACCGGGAAGCGGCGCCAGGCTTCGCGCACCCTGGCCCCCACGGCTTCGCGCAGCGTCAGCTCTTCGCTGCCACCGGTGAAGCCTTTCTCGCTCTCCAAGTAGACGAGGCGTCGGCGACCACCGCGCTCCATGCCGCGCAAGGTGACGCCGCCGCCCTGCAGCACCAACTCCAGCCGCGCGCTCTGTCCGGCACGCAGCCGGAGCCCTTGCAGCAGCGCCATCTCTACCTGACCGAGATTGCCACCGAAGCGCCGCCCCAGCGCCAGCACCTCGAGCGCCTCGAGAACGCGACCGGGGACGCGGAAGGCGAAGCGATGGCGCATGCCGCCATCCCCGCCCGGGACGATGGCCATGGTGAAACCCTGACGTTCGAACTCACGCTCCAGCGTGCGCGCGGCGCGTTGCAGGTCCTCGTCGCTGCGGCTCGCCGGGAAGAGCGCCAGGCGGCAAGGAGCGACGCGGCCGTCGTCGCAGGCCTGGAGGAGCGCGGCGACCTCGCCGACGCGGGCCACGCCGGAGCCGAGGTCCCGGGCGCCGAGCTCGCCGGCCACACCACCGAGCGCTGCAGCAGGGCGTACGAGGGCCTGCATCGAAGCGATCTCGGTGGCGAACGTCGAAGCGAGAGTGCGCAACGACAGCGGCAAGCTCCACCAGTAGAGGGCGGGCGTCTGGTTCGAGCGCCGCACCCAGAGGGTCTTGGTGATGGCCGCTGGAGGCGGAGCGAGCGTCGCCGCTGTAGGTTTCTCCACGAACTCTCCTTCCGATGTACCCGGGGGCGGGGTGCCTCCCCCGGGCCACGGAGTGGCGATTTGGGCGCTCAGGCGCAGGGTTCGATGCGAGCGCGCATGGAACCGTGCGAGGTGGCGACGAGGGGATCCGGCCCGAAGCCGGCGATCTGCTCGCACTTGAGCTCGGCCCGCTCGCGATGCGTCGTCGCCACCACGACGCGGCCCGTCGTGTCCACCTCGCGGGCCATGGCGAAGGCTTCGCGCACCGAGTAGGAGAAAAGCGTGCAGAGCATGCGGACGACGTACTCGTAGGTGTGCTCGTCGTCGTCCAAGAGCACGACGTGCACGAGAGGCTCGTGCGCTGGCAGCGCCCGCGGGGACGACGAGGTTTCCGGCCGCGTCAGCGTTTCCTTGCTCATCCCATCGTGCTCCCGGCCGCTCGTCGAACACTCCTCGACGGGTCTTCCGCTCGGTCCATGGCACGCCGGACCTCGAAGCCACGGCAAGGAATTCTGTACCGGCGCCGCCCCTCCCGGCAAGTGCTGTTGACAGCCCCCAGCACCCCGCCTATAAACGAAGCCGTTCCCCATCGCGCCACGCGCCAACGCCCGCCCCCTGGGTCGAGGAGTTGTCATGGTGGAGTGGTTTCGGGTCGATTTCTGGCGACAGCTGCTCGAGCGGGCGACCGCCTCGGCCCGACCGCTGGACGTGCGGGTCCATCCGTCATGAGCGCGACGCCGCTCCGGTTGGCGAGCTGGAACGT
This genomic stretch from Candidatus Krumholzibacteriia bacterium harbors:
- the aceA gene encoding isocitrate lyase; amino-acid sequence: MSDLWSKQRWHGIARNYAPGDVERLRGSLRIEYTLADRGARKLWQLLHNHSFVPALGALSGNQAMQMVRAGLEAIYVSGWQVAADANNAGQMYPDQSLYPADSVPELVRRINAVLQRADQIQHMEGSGDIDWFVPIVADAEAGFGGPLNAFELMKAMIAAGAAAVHFEDQLAAEKKCGHLGGKVLVPASAFLRTLTAARLAADVLDVPTLLVARTDAHSAMLLTSDVDPLDSRFLTGQRTPEGFFRIRGGLECAIDRALAYAPYADVLWCETSTPDLGEAREFAAAVHAAFPGKLLAYNCSPSFNWSTKLDASQIGRFQEELGGLGYRFQFITLAGFHNLNFHMFDLARQYKRLGMTAYAALQQAEFAAEHQGYTAVRHQREVGTSYFDAVTNVIASGRSSTTAMHGSTEEGQFKTGTD
- a CDS encoding enoyl-ACP reductase, whose protein sequence is MGLLSGKRALVLGIANERSLAHAIARKLADEGATLALTYQGEALEERVRGLAEPLRAALVLPCDVGKDEDIDRLFGVVGKEFGGLDILVHAIAFAGREALTGPYYGVTRAAFAQAMDVSVYSFTALARGAAPFMTQGGALLTLTYYGSEKVVRNYNVMGVAKAALEASVRYLAADLGAQGVRVNAISAGPVKTLSAKGVRDFNSVLSVVGEKAPLRRNIDAMEVGSAALFLLSDLAAGITGEILYVDAGYNIIGM
- a CDS encoding cupin domain-containing protein; translated protein: MSSKPLVLRPADRKPALTVLGTQVAVLASGADIEDQQITVQSGDEGTGPPPHSHDWDETFYVTQGQVVFTCADETTRCAAGTLVHVPAGTVHAFQYGSGGGEVLEITGKRSNAVPMFTALDREIPPGSLDVAKAIQVLGQNGVKVHM
- the aceB gene encoding malate synthase A → MLPPAPSGGSIELQHQPTPAQSEILTPAALDFVARLHRRFEPRRQELLQARHLTQLRLDDGWRPAFLPDTARLRASGWRVPPAPLDLVDRRVEITGPADRKMIINALNSGADVFMADFEDSLSPTWSNVVDGQIHLRDAVRGTIEHVDPQTGKRYALGDKTATLVVRPRGWHLPERHLLVDGTPVAGALFDFGLFFFHNAAALAERGTGAYFYLPKLENHLEARLWNDVFAAAQFDLGLPRGTIRATVLIETILAAFEMDEILWELGPHATGLNCGRWDYIFSFIKKFRNDPESVLPDRDQIGMTRHFLRSYSQLLIETCHRRGAHAMGGMAAQIPIKDDAARNEAALAKVRADKEREAQDGHDGTWVAHPGLVGLAHGVFASLVPGPHQLERRLNDLHLTAEDLLQVPTGTITEAGLRHNIDVGILYLEAWLRGSGCVPLYDLMEDAATAEICRAQLWQWLRHGALLADGRRIDTSLVSRTLHASLEHLRRRRGDGGRLDAAADLFEDMILQEHFAEFLTLPAYEQLTATTVAKE
- a CDS encoding tetratricopeptide repeat protein — encoded protein: MRTEDLTSTAPSRQTGLGRQRREAAGLHGPARRRAAVLCALLGLALALAGWPEFFWGLLKNGHPGVVVQVPTLPADLLLRTAQAAYAQGRLEESARLYGLLLTQHPEHPLAENALAVRVQTLIALGHVEEAQNSLLELRVRSPRSDALSEALLEMACEQMRRGELEQALSAYTDVVAFTTQAEVARPRPESGPATFRLRRAQYNEKTRIIAHRTEMERIARFDLAVCHDLAGNHAEALRAYERFVRRFPTDARAPEAWFRMGVVARTLGRLEDAVQDFTHVWEAEKAVAAYRAASVYQAGLCLEALQRGDEARSTYARAKSLEPRGDACRLAALHRLALLLRDDEPLQALEIYRDLAEHSADAVERALAQQNFIDLQTESAVAAAH
- a CDS encoding ATP-dependent Clp protease adaptor ClpS; protein product: MSKETLTRPETSSSPRALPAHEPLVHVVLLDDDEHTYEYVVRMLCTLFSYSVREAFAMAREVDTTGRVVVATTHRERAELKCEQIAGFGPDPLVATSHGSMRARIEPCA
- a CDS encoding VOC family protein, with the translated sequence MEPIIDHIQISVKDMRIAVPFYDKLLPLLGFSIQNRVSAVIEEHELHVVEYTHPRLAFAISSPRQAFIGETVHRRKPGALHHLAFKAASRVEVDRLHVALKAMEATIVSPPREYPEYTPPGYYALFFKDPDGIKYEIVCHGHHGA
- a CDS encoding VOC family protein, with translation MGIQGIDHVQLAMPAGREAEAREFYSRLLGLPEVPKPLALAQRGGAWFESGSVNIHLGVEADSRPARKAHPALLGRDLSVLVECLREAGVDVVEEPLPGFSRFYVADPFGNRIELMEPMP
- a CDS encoding SDR family oxidoreductase, giving the protein MLVLVVGGTRGTGLLAARLLQQQGYGVRVLARDPRGVKAHTGPSIEIVQGDVTKAETLVPAVQGVRAILYTAGVRSGHWAGEDRIKHTDFEGVTHTLSAARTAGSVERFVYMTSIGGVAPSFSATLLNLVKRNVLKWRRRAEDAIRVSGMNYSVVRAGFLVNAPGGGRSVQISQGDLPLGPRYRIARADVAEVLVEALYHGGASHATFEVVWGDGPRRQGVAEMLSRLRPDSTTA